GCGTAGCTCATCGACGATGCCCACAATATCCGCTTCCAGCTGCTCGGCGTCCATGGAAGTAGGAACCGTGCGGCTCGCGAGAATCTCACCCTCCCGAGTGATCACTCCGCCGCGCACGTTGGTGCCACCGACGTCGAAGCCGATAGTCAGATCGGCGGAGTTGTTCTTAAGCATGCATAACAGAATATACCGACAACCGGGTTAGGGTCACATCAAGACATCAGCTGCCGCAATCGCTGCCCCATTATCCGCCACGTCCAATTCTCTTCCACATGGCGACGCCCCGCCTGCCCCATGCGAAGCCTACGCGGCGGGTCAGCCAAGAGAGCTTTCAACGCTCCAGCTAGTTCCGGCACAGATCCGCCCTTGACGACGACCCCCGTCTCCCCCGTCACCGTCTCCGGTGCACCACCGGAGTCTCCAGCGACAACCGGCAGGCCGCACGCTTGCGCCTCCAAATAGACGATTCCCAAGCCCTCGACGTCTAGCCCACCGCCACGGGTGCGTGCCGGCATGGCAAAAACGTCCGCTGCATGCAAAGCAGTCTCAATGCTTTCTGCTTCTTGGATCACTGCGTCCGGGCAGTACATTTCCGCCAGTTGCTCTAGGGCCGCGCGATAGCGTCCGCGGCCTATAAGCAGTAGCTGTGCATCCGGGAATTCTTCACGCACTAAGGGCATAGCGCGGAGCAGCTGGTCTTGCCCCTTACGGGGGACAAACCGCGAAATGCAGACGATGGTCGGCCCGCTGCCCCCGAACTCTGCCTTGGCCGCTGCGCGTTGCTCCGGCGTGGCTGGAGAAAGGCCTTCCACGCTCACTCCGGAAGGCAGGTGCTCCCAGCGCGGATTCGGCCCGAATGGTCGACGCAACCGACGCAGGGTGTAGTCGGAAATATAGGTAATCACGTCAGCATGGTCACCAATGCGGCGCAGGCACTGCCGCGCCACGGGCACCATTGACCACCCCACTTCGTGCCCGTGCGTGGTAGCAACCACACGGGTGGCACCCGCCTCTTTTGCGGCCTTGCCCATCAAGGCAAGGGGCGCGGCTGCACCAAACCAGACGATGTCAATATTTTCTGCGCGGATGATCTCCTGCATCCGACGCACCGTGGCGGGCGTTGGCAACATCACGCGGCGAGGCCAGCGGATGACCTTGTAGTCCACCCCGGCATCGAATTCCGCTGGCGATTCCTGGGTTGAGGCAAAGACCACGACATCGCGCGGATCTAAGGTTGCTACGAAATCGCGCAAGTAGGACTGAATCCCGCCAATCTTGGGCGGGAAGTCATTAGTTACCAGCAGAACGCGGGCCACTTAGTACCGCGCCGTTCCGGTAATCGGCATGGACTTCAGTGGTACTACCTGAACAGGCACGCCATAGGTAGAGGCATGGACCACCTGGCCATTACCGATGTACATGCCCACGTGAGTTACTCCCGGGTAATAGCCCACGATATCGCCCGGCTGTAGGTCTTCCAACGGTACCGACGTGCCACCTGCAATCTGAGCCTGCGACGTACGCGGAATAGACTTGCCAATCTGCTGATACGCCCAGAACATCAATCCAGAGCAGTCGAACTGATCGGGGCCAGCCGCACCCCAGCCATATGGGGCGCCCAGCTTCGACAACGCCGCGGAAGCAGCGCCGTCTGCGACCTCGCCCAGATCCATATCCGGCTTATCAGATCCGCCGAACTGGCCTTCCCAAGCCTCGCGTTGCTGTTCATCGAGGGCGTCCACCTGCTTCTCGATGTCCTTTTGCTGCTTTTCCAGCTCCTCTTTCTCCTTGAGGAGCTCTTCACGCTGCTCTTCCAGCGCCTTCTTTTCCTCGCGCACCTTGGCAGCGGCGTCGGCAGCCTTATGCTTTTCCTCTTCCGCCATGGACGCGGCATTTGCCTTCGCATCAAGCGTGCGCTGGGCCTTGCGGGAAAGCGCGCCGAGGTAGCCCATGCGCTCTACGGCATCGGAAGGATCTTCCGCTGCCAAGGCCCCAGACACTGCCGAACGGGAGTCACCGCGGTAGCGCGACTGTGCGATGCCGTTGACACGGTCCTGCTGGGTGGAAACATCGCCCTTCGCATCGTCCGCACGCGTTTGTGCCTCAGCGGCTGCCTGCTCAGATTCAGCAACCTCAGCCTGCTTTTCCTCGAGCTTGACCTCGAGCTCTTTTACTTCTTCATTCTTGGCAGAAACCTTGCGCGCAACTTCGCCAACGCGCTCTACCAAGGCGTCCACATCTTCGGTGGCACTCTCCTGTTGCGGAGCCGCCTCCTGCGCAAGAACCTGCGAAATCCCAGAAACCGACGAAACAGCAAGAGCCGCCACAAGTGCAGCTGCAGGAAGTACTCGTTTAGACACGTAAGGACCCTTAGACTAAGAAAATTTTAAAAATCGTTCTAACTATAGCGGGTTTTACCCCCTAATGCACGACAAAGCCCTCCCCGCGAAGGGGAGGGCAAGATCCGCTGCTTCTTAGAAGCGAACTGCGGAGTGAATCGGCATGTAGTTCAGGTCGCGCTCCTGAACCGGGACGCCGGAGTTAAGGGCGTCGATGATGGTGCCGTGGCCGGTGTAGATACCAACGTGGGAAGCACCACCGTAGTAAGCGATGATGTCACCCGGCTGCAGCTGATCCAGGGATACCGGGGTACCGGCGGCAGCCTGTGCCTGAGAGGTACGCGGGATCTGCTTGCCAGCCTGAGCGTATGCCCAGCTGGTCAGACCGGAGCAGTCAAAGGCGTTCGGGCCAGCGGCGCCGTATACGTACGGGGAGCCGATGACGGAGCGTGCTGCAGCCAGTGCCTTCTGGCCAACGGTCTGCTGTGCCGGAGCGGCCTGCTTGTGGCCAGCTGCTGCGTAGTTGGTGTTCTGCTGGTTAGAAACCTTACCCAGGGACGGAACGTAGCGGTCGATGTTCGGAACCTGGTCAATGTTCGGGACGTTTTCCAGACCTGCTACCTCAAAGCGGTAGTCAGTATTAGGTACGACGACCTCTGCTGCCTGTGCGACGCCCGGTGCGACGACTGCTGCGGTTGCAGCCAGTGCTGCAGTAGATGCGATGCGACGGGTGTTCTTCATGCCCTGACGACGGTGCTGTGCCATGAGTAAAACTCCAAATCTTCCTGCGCGCCTACTCCCCTTGTAAAGGAAGCTCTGACCCTGGGGGACTAGCGTTCGTTGGGAATCCGTTCCTTTAGGATTCCCTCCACTCGGCCCCTCAGTAGGAGGGGCCAGATGCGGCGCTGTAATTCTTCTGTTTAGATTGAGCACCTTTTCGGGCGGTAACTCAATGTCTCGAATAGGTTACGAAATCATCAAAAGCAATGTCCATTCGCGACACCAAAATAACGTTTGTTATCGCTTCGTTACCTTCCGTTGACCTTGTCGAGATTTAACCTCCACATCGACGCTAGTTCCCACCAGAACTTGATGCTTTAAGGTCACAAGCTGCACAAACGACAGAGGATGGCAGACACCTGACCAAGAAATACCCTTACTAAGAAAACGATTAACAATTAAGAGGATTCTAAATTGTGACTTTCAGCACTAAGGCATTTTGGCAGCCCCATCTCCCCCACCAATTAACTCCTTTACCGCACGCCTAGAGCCTTGTTTTCATCGCAACTGCGCCCCGCTTTGCCGCCTTTCCTTGCGGTGGTTCTAGCTAAACCGCTTTCCGACGCCCTCTTAAGGCGCTCAATCTCCGAGCGCAGCGTGCCTCAGGCCAATAGAGCCTTTCGGCATTCACACCTACCTGAGCCCACGCACTAGGCTCCTAAGGCTGTAAATCACGAGAGAACTACTAAACTCCGACAATACGAGCACCAGAACGCGTACTAAACCGACTGCACAACAACCTTCAGCAGCAGTTCTTCAGATGCTCCAAGATTCATAAAGACTCTCAGGCACGCGGCGCCCCCCTTCGACAACTGTTGTAGCAGCCAGAAAAGTGAGGACTGCGTTCGGAATTGATCTAAATATACGCAAGACCCGCCCTTGCTCCTTCAACAGGAGCAAGGGCGGGTCTGTGAGCGCGTTTCGAGTAGTCCTCAGGAAAAGCGGTTAGATGCGGCCGTTTTCCTCGTCTTCACGGCGGTTAGCCTCGTTAAGGCGGCGGAACATCTCCGCTTCCTCATCGTGGTTATCCGAGTGGATTTCGTGTACTCGGTGCATGAGGGCCGAATCATCAGGGCTGAAAGTGCCCTGGGTCTCAGAGTCAGCGAGTCCGAGGTGGTTCAGCTGCTTCGGCACCTGAGCACCTGCGTACTCGAGCGGAACCGGGTGTCCATCGGCATCAACCGGGCCGAGCGGCTGGTGAACCTCGATGAAGGCACCATTCGGCATCTGCTTGATAACGCCGGTTTCAATACCGTGCTCGAGCACCTCACGGTCAGAGCGCTGCAGACCAACGCAAATGCGGTAGGTCATGAAGTACGCAATCGGAGGCAGCACGATGAGGCCGATACGACCAACCCAGGTCATGGCGTTCAGCGAAATCTGGAAGAAGTGCGCGACGTGGTCGTTACCACCGGAAAGGGTAACCAGCAGGAAGAACACAATGGCAGCCGCACCAATAGCGGAGCGGGTAGGAACATCGCGCGGACGCTGCAGCAGGTTGTGGTGTGCATCGTCACCGGTGAACTTCTTCTCCAAGAACGGGTAAGACATAAGCAGGACGACCATGAGGCCACACAGCAGAGCTACCCAGAACGCGGAAGGAATGGTGTAGTTGCCGAGGTAGAGCTCCCATGCCGGCATGACACGGGCAACACCGTCAGTCCACAGCATGTAAATATCCGGCTGAGAACCAGCGGAAACCTGGGATGGGTTATAAGGTCCAAGCGTCCAGATGGCGTTGATGGTCAGCAGACCAGACATCAGCGCCAGTACGCCAGCAACCATCATGCCCATACCAATAGCCTTGGTGGCGAAGACCGGCATAATGCGGACACCAACCACGTTGTTCTCCGCACGGCCCGGTCCAGGGAACTGGGTGTGCTTCTGGAACCAAACCATGATCAGGTGGGCTGCAATCAGGCCAAGGATGATGCCCGGAATAACCAGAACGTGCAGGATGTAGAAACGATCCAGCATCAGGTCAGACGGGAAGTCACCGCTGAAGATTGCCCAGTGCAGCCAGGTGCCGATAATCGGCAGCCCCAGGATGATGGCGGACATGATTCGCAGACCAACACCGGAAAGAAGGTCGTCCGGCAGGGAGTAACCGAGGAAGCCCTCGATCATGCCCAGCAGGATAAGTGCGCAACCAATGATCCAGTTAGCCTCACGCGGACGACGGAATGCGCCGGTAAAGAAGATGCGCAGCATGTGCGCAACCATGGACATCATGAACAGCAAAGCTGCCCAGTGGTGCATCTGGCGCACGAACAGGCCACCACGAACTTCGAAGGAAATATCCAGCGCGGTGGCGTATGCGCGGGACATTTCTACACCGTTAAGCGGTGCATAGGTGCCGTCGTAAATGACCTTGGTGATGGAAGGGTCGAAGAACAGCGCCAAGTAGATACCGGTCAGTACAAGAATGATGAAGCTGTATAGCGCCATCTCACCGAGCATGAAGGACCAGTGGGTCGGAAAGACCTTGTTCAGCTGAGTCCTCAGCACGCCGGCGGCGCTATAGCGCTCATCCATGTTGTTGCCCATTTGGGCGAGTTTATTGCTCATTATGACTTACGCTCCCAGAATGCCGGGCCGACAGGCTCAATGAAGTTGCCCTGTGCAACGAGGTAGCCCTCGTCATCCACCGTGATAGGCAGCTGTGGCAATGCACGGGCAGCCGGGCCGAAGACCGGCTTTCCGTAGTGCAAAGCGTCGAACTGCGACTGGTGGCACGGGCAAAGGATTCGGTTGGTCTGCGCCTCATACAGAGAGGTCGGGCAACCGATGTGGGTACAGATCTTGGAGTAGGCGTAGTAATCGCCGTGGTGGAAGTCTTCCTGACCTTCGCGCTCGATTGCCTTCTGAGCGTCGTTGTGACGCAGGCGAATCAGCATGACCGCATTGCGGTTGCCGTGAATCGAGTGCATGTGGTGCTCGTAGACATCGCGCTCGGCATCGTACTTGTCGCCATCGTTAACGTCTTCTTCTGCCAGCGGGAAGACGGTCTCCATGCCGCCTGCCGCCAGATCCTCCGGGCGCACACGAACCAAGCGAGTAACACCCTTGGTGCTGTAGTGCTCACCGGTTTCGCCAGAGTGCTTCTCGGCGATAGTACCGGTGTCGCGCGCCAGGTAGAGCTTGACGCCTTCATTGTGCATGGTCCAACCGGAAGTCCACAGGGTGCCGTCACCGGCATAGTTCATATTGTGGCGAACCTTCCAAGGGTTCTTAATTGCGCCGCCCAGCGGAGCAATCACGGTAAGACCGAACAGAACGCCGGCACCGCCCAACAGACCCTGAACGGTCTTGCGGCGACCCAGAGTGGAGGTCTTCCAAGAATCGTTCAGAAGAGCGGTCAGGGTACGGCGGTCAACTTCTTCGGAAGGACCGTCGTGACGACGCTGAACGGAAATCTCTTCTGGGAGAATCTTCTTAACGTACTGAACGATGGCGATGCCCAAGCCGCAAATTGCGAGGGCTGCAGTAATACCCAGCAGAGGGGTGTAGAGGGTGTGCCAAATGTGGCCCTCCTCCCCTAGCTGCTTGTACTGCCACGGCCAGAACAGGTAAACGCCGAGGAATCCGAGGCCGCCGATGACGGACAGGAACAACCAGATAGCAACGTTACGTCCAGCGCGCTTTTCAGCCGGGTCACCTTCGACTGGGAAGCGCTCCTTGCGGAACGCAACGGTGACGTCGTCGAGCTCGGTACCAAGAGCAGCGAGTTCATCGTTGCTCATCTTGTCGAGCTCAGCGTTAGTGTAATTCTTCTTCACATTGCTCATGAGCGCGATCCAATCCACATAGCGGCAGCGCACAGGGCGCTAATGCCGATAATCCACATTGCCAGGCCTTCCGCTACTGGGCCAAGACCGCCAAGGTCCCAACCTGCTGGGGAAGGAGTTTCCTTTGCAGACTTGAGGTAGGCAATGATGTCCTTCTTCTCATCTGCGGTGAGCTGGCGGTCGGAGAACTTAGGCATGTTCTGCGGACCGGTCAGCATTGCCTGGTAGATTTCCTGCTCGCTTGCCGGAGCCAGCTCCGGAGCGAACTTACCGGAGGACAGGGCGCCGCCCTGGCCGGTGAAGTTGTGGCAGGAAGCGCAGTTCATGCGGAAGAGCTCGGAGCCCTTCGCTACGTCTTCTGCCTGGATTTCGCCATTGTAGTTAGCACCACGCAGCGATTCCTGAGCAACGCTTCCGTCGTCGTTGTAGACAATGTCTGCGCCGCCGCCGTTGGCTGCAACATATGCAGCCAAGGCCAGAGTCTGCTGCTCGGTGTAGCGAGGAGCCTTGCGCTCTGCCTGGGCGTCGTTAGACATCATCGGCATACGGCCGGAGTGCACCTGGAAGTACACGGAACCAGCACCGATACCAACGAGGGACGGACCGCGACCTTCGATGCCCTGCAGATTGGCACCGTGGCAGGTGATACAAGCGGTGTCATAGATGTCCTTACCCTCTTGGACGAGGGCTTGGTCATCTTTTTCCGCCGTGGCGACCTGTGCGTCCGGGGTCAAGGCAGAAGCCAAGACGCCCGCACCGGACAGGCCAATCGCCAAAGCGAAGCCACCGGCAAGGGTGCGCTTCGCCTTGCGGCGACGGCGGGTCTTCTTAGCCGCCGCAGTGGTCTGCTCCACTGCCACGGACTGCGAATTGTTATCCATCATTTTCCTTTAGATAACTCGAACACGGGAGGACTGTTTGGGGATCTTGGCCAGTGCTACT
This genomic stretch from Corynebacterium tuberculostearicum harbors:
- a CDS encoding glycosyltransferase family 4 protein; the encoded protein is MARVLLVTNDFPPKIGGIQSYLRDFVATLDPRDVVVFASTQESPAEFDAGVDYKVIRWPRRVMLPTPATVRRMQEIIRAENIDIVWFGAAAPLALMGKAAKEAGATRVVATTHGHEVGWSMVPVARQCLRRIGDHADVITYISDYTLRRLRRPFGPNPRWEHLPSGVSVEGLSPATPEQRAAAKAEFGGSGPTIVCISRFVPRKGQDQLLRAMPLVREEFPDAQLLLIGRGRYRAALEQLAEMYCPDAVIQEAESIETALHAADVFAMPARTRGGGLDVEGLGIVYLEAQACGLPVVAGDSGGAPETVTGETGVVVKGGSVPELAGALKALLADPPRRLRMGQAGRRHVEENWTWRIMGQRLRQLMS
- a CDS encoding C40 family peptidase — its product is MSKRVLPAAALVAALAVSSVSGISQVLAQEAAPQQESATEDVDALVERVGEVARKVSAKNEEVKELEVKLEEKQAEVAESEQAAAEAQTRADDAKGDVSTQQDRVNGIAQSRYRGDSRSAVSGALAAEDPSDAVERMGYLGALSRKAQRTLDAKANAASMAEEEKHKAADAAAKVREEKKALEEQREELLKEKEELEKQQKDIEKQVDALDEQQREAWEGQFGGSDKPDMDLGEVADGAASAALSKLGAPYGWGAAGPDQFDCSGLMFWAYQQIGKSIPRTSQAQIAGGTSVPLEDLQPGDIVGYYPGVTHVGMYIGNGQVVHASTYGVPVQVVPLKSMPITGTARY
- a CDS encoding C40 family peptidase — translated: MAQHRRQGMKNTRRIASTAALAATAAVVAPGVAQAAEVVVPNTDYRFEVAGLENVPNIDQVPNIDRYVPSLGKVSNQQNTNYAAAGHKQAAPAQQTVGQKALAAARSVIGSPYVYGAAGPNAFDCSGLTSWAYAQAGKQIPRTSQAQAAAGTPVSLDQLQPGDIIAYYGGASHVGIYTGHGTIIDALNSGVPVQERDLNYMPIHSAVRF
- the qcrB gene encoding cytochrome bc1 complex cytochrome b subunit, with the protein product MSNKLAQMGNNMDERYSAAGVLRTQLNKVFPTHWSFMLGEMALYSFIILVLTGIYLALFFDPSITKVIYDGTYAPLNGVEMSRAYATALDISFEVRGGLFVRQMHHWAALLFMMSMVAHMLRIFFTGAFRRPREANWIIGCALILLGMIEGFLGYSLPDDLLSGVGLRIMSAIILGLPIIGTWLHWAIFSGDFPSDLMLDRFYILHVLVIPGIILGLIAAHLIMVWFQKHTQFPGPGRAENNVVGVRIMPVFATKAIGMGMMVAGVLALMSGLLTINAIWTLGPYNPSQVSAGSQPDIYMLWTDGVARVMPAWELYLGNYTIPSAFWVALLCGLMVVLLMSYPFLEKKFTGDDAHHNLLQRPRDVPTRSAIGAAAIVFFLLVTLSGGNDHVAHFFQISLNAMTWVGRIGLIVLPPIAYFMTYRICVGLQRSDREVLEHGIETGVIKQMPNGAFIEVHQPLGPVDADGHPVPLEYAGAQVPKQLNHLGLADSETQGTFSPDDSALMHRVHEIHSDNHDEEAEMFRRLNEANRREDEENGRI
- the qcrA gene encoding cytochrome bc1 complex Rieske iron-sulfur subunit — protein: MSNVKKNYTNAELDKMSNDELAALGTELDDVTVAFRKERFPVEGDPAEKRAGRNVAIWLFLSVIGGLGFLGVYLFWPWQYKQLGEEGHIWHTLYTPLLGITAALAICGLGIAIVQYVKKILPEEISVQRRHDGPSEEVDRRTLTALLNDSWKTSTLGRRKTVQGLLGGAGVLFGLTVIAPLGGAIKNPWKVRHNMNYAGDGTLWTSGWTMHNEGVKLYLARDTGTIAEKHSGETGEHYSTKGVTRLVRVRPEDLAAGGMETVFPLAEEDVNDGDKYDAERDVYEHHMHSIHGNRNAVMLIRLRHNDAQKAIEREGQEDFHHGDYYAYSKICTHIGCPTSLYEAQTNRILCPCHQSQFDALHYGKPVFGPAARALPQLPITVDDEGYLVAQGNFIEPVGPAFWERKS
- the qcrC gene encoding cytochrome bc1 complex diheme cytochrome c subunit; this encodes MMDNNSQSVAVEQTTAAAKKTRRRRKAKRTLAGGFALAIGLSGAGVLASALTPDAQVATAEKDDQALVQEGKDIYDTACITCHGANLQGIEGRGPSLVGIGAGSVYFQVHSGRMPMMSNDAQAERKAPRYTEQQTLALAAYVAANGGGADIVYNDDGSVAQESLRGANYNGEIQAEDVAKGSELFRMNCASCHNFTGQGGALSSGKFAPELAPASEQEIYQAMLTGPQNMPKFSDRQLTADEKKDIIAYLKSAKETPSPAGWDLGGLGPVAEGLAMWIIGISALCAAAMWIGSRS